One genomic segment of Microtus ochrogaster isolate Prairie Vole_2 linkage group LG8, MicOch1.0, whole genome shotgun sequence includes these proteins:
- the Zbp1 gene encoding Z-DNA-binding protein 1, translating into MAEAAADLSAGDNLEQKILEALSEVGGSVKIGQLVKKCQAPKKLVNSTLYRLKKEGKVSSPAPTTWCLGGSTSADEAPTVPEDPTAQPSLDDRIFRFLEANGPCRALHIAKALGMNTAKEVNPDLYRMRSSHLLSYDGQAWMIYDSSRKGQGLAHSGTRQECAAIIYQQNPINMICQQGANNHISISESEAIQIGHGNTMLRQIACAQRGPSPHHPLLLPAPDDPSSQNTPPGAWGAQHIHMEKSLLRRVQLGHGNEMSLPRDPVQHPAEEHPAGSFTGSPPVSATSADAGTSFHMQTPEPGPHPEGVSAQKVHIKSSWLEDATIGNSNKMTIRTASQGEVGESGSSKEPKEDTDSSSKASPCGSCSHTPSSSTLLAPELRIMTLGDSSPQPTEPVLREDGASDTGGCQTQE; encoded by the exons ATGGCAGAAGCTGCCGCTGACCTGAGCGCTGGAG ACAATCTGGAGCAGAAGATCCTAGAGGCACTGAGTGAAGTCGGTGGCTCTGTGAAGATTGGCCAGCTGGTGAAGAAGTGCCAAGCGCCCAAGAAACTAGTCAACTCAACCCTTTACCGCCTGAAGAAGGAGGGCAAAGTatcctccccagcccccacaacCTGGTGCTTAGGCGGGAGCACTTCTGCAGACGAGGCTCCCACAGTCCCTGAGGACCCCACCGCTCAGCCAAGTCTCG ATGATAGAATTTTCAGATTCCTGGAGGCGAACGGACCTTGCAGGGCCCTGCATATTGCCAAGGCTCTGGGCATGAATACGGCCAAAGAGGTGAACCCAGACCTGTACAGGATGAGAAGCAGTCACCTTCTGAGCTATGACGGGCAGGCGTGGATGATCTATGACTCAAGTCGGAAAGGTCAAGGGCTGG CTCACTCTGGAACGAGACAAGAGTGCGCCGCGATCATTTACCAGCAGAATCCCATCAACATGATCTGCCAACAAGGAGCCAACAACCATATCTCCATCTCTGAGTCAGAAGCCATCCAGATCGGGCATGGGAACACCATGCTAAGGCAGATAGCCTGTGCTCAGAGAG GTCCCAGCCCCCACCATCCTCTCCTGCTACCCGCTCCAGATGATCCCTCTTCTCAGAACACCCCACCTGGTGCCTGGGGAGCTCAGCACATCCACATGGAGAAGTCCTTGCTCCGCCGTGTGCAGCTGGGCCACGGCAATGAGATGAGCCTTCCGAGGGACCCAGTGCAGCACCCTGCGGAGGAACACCCTGCTGGCAGCTTTACTGGCAGTCCCCCAG TCTCGGCTACCTCTGCTGACGCAGGAACTTCTTTCCACATGCAAACACCCGAGCCAGGCCCTCACCCCGAGGGGGTCAGCGCCCAGAAAGTCCACATCAAATCCTCCTGGCTGGAGGATGCCACCATCGGCAACAGCAACAAGATGACCATCCGCACTGCTTCACAGGGTGAAGTTGGGGAGTCTGGAAGCAGCAAGGAGCCAAAGGAAGACACAG acTCGAGTTCTAAAGCCTCACCGTGTGGAAGCTGCTCCCACACCCCCAGCAGCTCCACGCTGCTTGCTCCTGAGCTGAGGATCATGACTCTGGGAGACAGCAGTCCCCAGCCCACAGAACCTGTGCTCAGGGAGGACGGAGCCTCCGATACAGGGGGCTGTCAGACTCAGGAATGA